The following nucleotide sequence is from Halapricum desulfuricans.
GCCAGTTCCCGACGTACCCGACGTCGTAGCCGGCGTCCGAGAACAGATGTGCGAGGGTCCGTTCGTCCTCCGCGAGCGGGATCGCGCTCTGCCAGACGTCCGTTTCAGTGGCGTACTTGCCCGTCTGCAGGGCCGCCCGGAAGGGGCCACACAGCGGCTGCGGGGAGATCGCCCGCTCGACGAGCGTCCCCTCCCGTGCGAGGTCGTCGAGTGTCGGCGTCAGCCCCATCGGGTTCTCGTAGGCCCCGAGCGTGTCCCACCGCTGCTGGTCGGTCAGGACCACGATGACGTTCGGTGGGGTGGCGTCCTCGTTCATACCTGCACGTGTACGCGGACGACCTTGTATGTAGCCCTGGTGACCCGTGCCCGTGGCCGACTCGGGTTCTCGACTCGACTACCGGTAGAGCCGGCTCTGGATCGAGTCGGCCGTACTGCCGACGAGACTTGCGAAGTCGGCGTCAGCGAGCTTCTCGTTCATCCTGTCTGACGGGCCCGAGACGATGACCGCGCCCAGGGGGTTGCCATCGAGATCCGTGATCGAAGCGGCGACACACCGCTGGTCGGGGTGATATTCGCCCCGGTCGATCGCCCGGCGCCTGTTACGAACGCGTCGGAGTTCGTCGCGGAGTTCCTCGGGGTCGGTGATGGTGTTCTCTGTCAACTCGGGCAGTCCGTGCCGGCTGATGATCCGTTCGTGGTCTTCACTGGACATGTTTGCGAGGATCGCCTTGCCGCCGGCGGTCGCCGTCAGCGGGACGCTTTCACCTTCCCGGATGTCGATGTCCGGACGCCCTTCCGCACTCACTCTGAGGACGTACACGCCGTACCCGTTCTCGGGGATCATGATGCTCGCGACTTCTCCCGTCGCCTCCGCGAGCTTCTCGACCGAGCGATACGCCACCTGGTAGATCTCCAGATTCGATCGGACAGTCGTTCCAAGCCCCATGAAACGGAGACTCAGTCGATACTGCTCGTCTTCCTGGACGACGTAGTTGACTTTCCGGAGTGTCGACAGGTGCTTGTGAACGGTCCCTTTCGCCAGGCCGAGTTCGTCGGCGAGGTCGCTCACGCGGGCCCCCGACTGTCGCTTGAGCGCCTCGACGATCCGAAACGTCGTCACGGTCGTCTTTGCCGTCTGTCGGTCGAACGTCGACGCCTCCGGGATGCTCGAGGTGTCCATGTCTCGTCTGTGTGGGCCCGGGAACATAATTGTTCATATCGTATGAACTTTCGAAACGACTGTTCGCACGTCGTGACCGACAGAACGGGATCCCCACCGGAGCGCGAACACTCAACAGCGACTATCACTCGAAAACCGTTCATATAATACGAACCTCGGATAGACACGTACCGGACAGTGGCATCTGTCAGTCGGTCCTCAATCAGTCGTCGGCTGCCGCCGGAATCGCAACCTGCTCGTCTTCCGGGAACGTCAGCTCGGGGAGATACGCCTCGTTGGCTTCGATCAACTCCTCGGTCATCTCGTGGAGTTCCTCAAGCGTGCAGGCCGCCGCCGAGAGCGGATCGAGCTTGACCGCTCTGTGGACCTTCGATCGGTCTCCCTCCAGAGCACCCTCGACGGCGAGCTCGTAGACGGCCGTGTGCTGCTGATCGAGCGTCGCGATTTCGGGTGGCAGCTCGCCGACCGAGCACGGGTGGATCCCTGCTCCATCGGCGAATACCGGCACCTCGACGCACGCGTCGTTCGGCAGGTTCGCGATCGAGCTCTCGTGGTTGGGCACGTTGAGATTGAACCGCCGCGGCGTGTCGGTTTCCAGCGAATGGATCAGTCGCGCCGCGTACTCCTCGGAGCGTTCGACGCCGACCTCCTCGAGGTCCACGTCGAGCTCTGGACTGTCCCGTTCCTCGGACCGCTCCGTCCAGCCCTCGAGGTACGTCGCCGTCGGCATCCGCTCGGCGTAGCCGGTGCCGGTCAGCTCCTCGATGGCGTCCTCGTCGGTGCGGAAGTACGGGACGTACTCGCTCATGTGGTGGCTTGATTCAGTCGGAAACAGCCCGAAGTGACGCAGCATCTCGAAGCGGACCGTGTCCTTGCGGTAGGTCTCCTCGTCGTGATAGGCTTCCCGGAGGTCCGGATAGACGGACTCGCCGTCGTGTTTCGCTTCGAGGAAAAACGCCATGTGGTTGATGCCCGCGACCCAGTAGTCGAGTTCGTCCTCGGGCACGTCGACGTACTCGGCGATCGCTTCGGCCGTATGTGGAACCGAATGGCACAGCCCGACGACTTCGATGTCGGTCGCCTCGTCGACGGCCTTGCAGACGATCGCCATCGGGTTCGTGTAGTTCAAAAGCAAGGCGTCGGGGCAGACGTCCTCCATGTCGCGAGCGATGTCGAGCATCGTCGGGATCGTCCGCAGTCCGCGGAATACGCCGCCCGGACCCGTCGTGTCCCCGATGGCCTGCTCGATCCCGTATTTTTCGGGGATGCGGATCTCGTTCTCGAACGGCTCCGTCCCGCCGACGTTGATCATGTTGAGGACGTAATCCGCTCCGTCGAGCGCCGCCCGCCGGTCGGTCGTCGCCTCGACGGTAGCGTCGAGACCCTCGTTGTCGACCATCGCGTCCGCGACCGCGTGAGTCTGTTCGAGCCGGTGCTCGTCGACGTCCATCAGCCTGATCTCGCTGTCGGACAGTGCCTCGTAGGAGAGAATGTCCCCGATCAGGTTCGTGGCGAACACCATACTGCCGGCTCCGATAAACGTGATCGTCGGCATGCGAAGCACTCGCGATTGAAGGATAATAAATCTTGTCTAATTTTCACCGATATCGGGGTGCAGGGAGTGCAGTTATTCGGGAATCACGCGGAACATCGCGACGTCGTGCGGGTCGACCGTCGCGTGCAACTGCCCGTCAGTCTCCCGGACCTCGTCGTTCCAGACGTCTCGCACGGTGTAGGTCGCCGCGTCGACCGGCATGTCGACCGTCTCGACAGTCGTCTCGATGTCTGTGGTCGACTCGCCGCGGTTGAACAGGATCACCGCACACTCCTCGCCGGCCAGTCGCTTGCTCCAGATCTCCGTCTCTCCGAGGACGCCGTCGCGAGTCCCCTGGATCCCCAGCGGGTCCTGGTCGATCGCGATGGCGTCCTCGTTGGTCAGCAGTTCGCGCGTCCAGTCGTCCATCGCCGCGAGGTCGTTGCCGGCCATCAGCGGCGCGCCGAACAGACACCAGAAGCTGAAGTGCGTTCGCTCCTCGGCGGGCGTCAGCGCACGGTCGACGTCCACGTCTTCGAGCTTCGACTGGCCCGAGTCCGGGCCGTTCCCGATCTGGAGCATGTCGGGATCGTTCCATCCGCCGGGACCCTGATGCGGGGCCATTCCGCGTTCGTGCATCTGATCGATGATGTCGACGATCCCGAGGCCGAACTCCTGCTCGTCGGTCGTCCACTTCGCGACGATGTCGTGGGTCGCCCGCCAGAGGTGGCCGCCGGCGTTGCGGCCCCAGCGCCACGGTTCGTTCCGCCCCCACTCGCAGATGCTGTAGACGATGTCGCGATCGACTTCTGCGAGCGCGTTCCCCATCGCGCTGTAGCGCGCGATCGCGTCGTTGCTCTCGTGGTCACCGCAGTTGTCGTACTTCAGGTAGTCGACGCCCCAGTCGGCGAACTGCTTGGCGTGCAGGCGCTCGCGTCCGAGACTCGCCGGGAGCCCCTGACAGGTTCTGGTGCCCGCCGAGGAGTAGATGCCGAACTTGAGCCCCTTCCCGTGGACGTATTCAGCCAGCGACTCGATACCGCCCGGGAAGTCGTCCGGGTGGGGCTGGAGTCGCCCCTCGTCGTCCAGCTCGTCGGCCATCCAGCAGTCGTCGACCACGAGATACTCGTAGCCGGCGTCCCGGAGTCCGGTCTCGACGAGCTGGTCCGCCGCGGTGCGGATGTCCTCCTCGGTCACGTCACAGCTGAACGCGTTCCAGGAGTTCCAGCCCATCGGCGGCGTCGCGGCTAGTTCAGTGTCGCCTGTCGCGAACATGCGATCATCTGTACGGTCAAACTATAAATATCTATCTCCCGCACACGCCGATTGGTGTAAACAGAAAATAATAAAGATATAAGTAGGCGTATCAAGAGTACCCATGCATGGGAGAGCTCGAGATCAGAGACCTCACGAAAGTATTCCACGACGACGGCGGTGATATCGTGGCCGTCGACGACCTCGACATCGAGGTCGAGGACGGGGAGTTGATCGTTCTCGTCGGCCCGTCGGGCTGCGGGAAGTCGACGACGCTGCGCTGCGTCGCGGGACTGGAGTCGCCGACGGACGGCGACATCGTCCTCGACGGGACGGCCGTGACCGATCAAAAGCCCAAAGAGCGGGACATGGCGATGGTGTTCCAGAGCTACGCGCTGTACCCTCACATGTCTTCCCGGGAGAACATGGAGTTCGGACTGAAGATGGCGACCGATCTCCCGAAAGACGAGATCAAGTCACGGGTCGAAGAGACGGCATCGATGCTGGGGATTCCGGAACTGCTCGACAAGAAGCCGGACGAGCTTTCCGGCGGCCAACAGCAGCGAGTCGCGCTTGGACGGGCGATCGTTCGGGAACCCGAGGTGTTCCTGATGGACGAGCCGCTCTCGAACCTCGACGCGAAGCTGCGCACCCAGATGCGGACCGAGCTTCAGGAGCTCCAGCAGGACCTCGGAGTCACGACGCTGTACGTGACCCACGACCAGACCGAGGCGATGACGATGAGCGATCGGATCGCCGTGCTCAACGACGGGGAGCTCCAGCAGATCGGGACGCCGCTGGAATGCTACCACGAGCCCGAGAACGAGTTCGTCGCCGGCTTCATCGGCTCGCCGAGCATGAACTTCTTCGACGTCGAACTGGACACGACGGGTAACCGTCCAGCGCTTGTCCACGAGGGCTTCAGGTACGACCTCGACGAGGACGTCTACGCGGACATCGAGGGCCACGGCGAGCGGTTCACTCTCGGCATCCGACCGGAAGACATCGAACTGGCGACCGCCGACGAGCCCAACGCCGTGACGACGACGGTCGAAGTCACCGAGCCGCTCGGGGAGGTGACCTACGTCTACCTCGAGATCGGCGACCGGCAGTACACTGCGACGCTCGAGGGCGACCTCGTGATCGAGACGGGACGGACGCTGACAATCCGGTTCCCGCAGGACCGCATCCACGTTTTCGACGGGCAGACGGGCGAGGCGCTACGGAACCGCTCCCGGCCGGACGACGAGGCCGTCGAATCGTTACCCGGCTTCCAGCGCCCCGATAGCGTGGAAGCCGGTATGGAGTGAGGAGTGTCAACGTTTCTCTCTACAGCTCCGGGAACTTCTGGGAAAGGTATAAATACTATCCGTCATAATCGCCCTAACGGGTATTAAATCATGAATGAGTCAGGTACGAGTGGCTTGAGTAGACGGTCGATGCTGAAGGGGCTCAGCGTCGGTGCGGCGGCCAGTCTCGCAGGCTGTAACGCACTCAGCGGTAACGGCAACGGCAATGGTGGGCAGGCCCTCATGTGGGAGTACGGGTTCCCGAACACTGACGGCGCAGAACCGGTGTGGCGGAACAAGTTCGAGTCGAAGTACGAGGAGCTGGCCGGCGAGGAAATCAAGATCAGCCGCTATTCGTACGAGGACCTCCGGCAAAAGTTCCTCACGGGTGCGAGCACCGGTGACCCGGACGCGATCGAGGGGACGCTGAGCCACCTCTCGGAGTACATCGCCGCGGGACACCTAGAACCGCTCGACGACCTCGCCGAGTCGCTCGATCACTTCGACGGGTACGTCGACAGCACCGTCGAGGCGATGACCTATCAGGACACGCTCTACGCGCTCCCCTACGAGGGCAACGCGAGGGCGTTTTTCGTCCGACAGGACATCCTCGACGAGCTCGGTCAGGACGTGCCGGAGTCGGTCGAAGCGTTCCACGAGATCAGTCGGATGATCAACGACGAATACGACGACTTGATCGGCTTTCACAACTGCACCAAGGACGGAAGCGTCCGGGCGTTCCAGGAGTGGATGACCCACATCTACCAGCACACCGATCAGCTGTACGTGCCGGACGGGGACGGCTGGAAACTCGACATCGAGGCTGACGCGCTGGGGCAGGTCTTCGACAACTGGTACTACCAGATCTACGCCGCCGACAACCCGGTCGGCGATCCGGACGATCTCGGAACAGGCTGGCAGACCAACGACCCGGGCTACATCAACGGGAACTACGCGTTCATCGAGAGCGGGACCTGGATGCGTAACTGGACGACAGGAGAAAACATCCAAAGTAGCGACACTGCCGAGGATATCCTGGACAACAAAACTCAGATCGCCCATCCGCCGCGCGCCGACAATGCCTCGAAGGGGACGTTCCTCGAGGTCAAGCCGGTCATGGTCAACACCCACTCCGATCAGGTCGAGAAGGGGAAGACCGCTGTCGAGGCCTATACGCACCCGGAGACGCTCGGCGAAGGCATGGCGCAGGATCCCGAAGGGTCGGGGAAGGCGATGACACCAGTTCACGACAACGTCGAGTCGACGATCGAAAACGAGAACTGGCAGCCGCTCACCGACATCTTCACGACCGGCCGCGCCCTCGCGAAAGCGACCTGGGGCCCGGTCCGCGAGGAGTTCTACACCTACATGCAGGAGGTCTCCTACGGCGAGACCGACCCGTATGACGCCGGCGAACAGTTCCACGAAGCGCTGCAGGACCTCGAAAGCGAAATATAATCCCCTCACATGGCAACGCAGACAGAATCGCAATTCAGCCGATACAGGGAGGAGTTCTCGTCGTTTCTCACAGACACGTGGATCGGATACGCGTTCGTGATCCCGGCGACGATACTGCTCGCTGTCGTCATCGGCTATCCCACGCTCCGTGGGCTCTATCTGGCGTTTTTCGAGGTGTCGCTGCTGAATCCAGAGCAGATGGAGTTCGTTGGCCTGCAGCACTTCCGTGCGCTCGCGGCCGATCCGATATTCAAGGCCGCACTGTGGCATACGGTCCTGCTGACCGCGCTGGCCGTCTCGTTTCAGTACCTCCTGGGGCTCGGACTGGCACTGGCGCTGAAAGAGAAGGTTCCCGGTGCCGGGATATTCCGGAGCCTGTCGATGGTGACGTGGGTGATGCCGATCATCGTGATGGTCATCATCTTCCGGTTCATGGTCCAGAACGGGTTCGGCCCGGTCAACATCATCCTCGACAGCCTCGGGATGCGCACGACCTACTGGTTCGGCGAACCGGGCGTGGCGTTCCCGCTGATCGTGGTCATGCATGTCTGGCGGAACGTCCCGTTCTACGCGATCTCGCTGCTGGCCGCGATGAACTCCATCCCGAAAGAGCAGTACGAGGCGGCACGGCTGGACGGGGCCGGCCCGCTCGAGCGGTTTCGGTACGTCACGCTGCCTCAGATCTCCTACGTGTCGATGATCATGATCGTGCTGCACGTCACGTTCACGTTCAAGAACTTCGACATCGTCTACCTCTCGACGGGCGGCGGACCACTGGGGAACACCGAGGTGCTGGCTACCTACGTCTACAAGCAGGCCTTCGAGCAGTACGCGCTCGGGTACGGCGCCAGCATCGGCGTCGTGATGTTGATCCTCATGCTCACGTTCACCGTCGTCTACGTTAAACTGGAGGAGGTCGACTGACATGGCAACCAACACAGATTCCGAAGATCGCAATCTCTCCCAGCGGATCGACGCGTGGTTAGACGAAGACATGTCCCCTCGCCGTGCGATCGGCGTGTACCTCGTGTTGGGGCTGTACTTCGCGTTCCTGCTGTTGCCGGTCGTCTACATGGTGTTGGCGTCGTTCACCCGTCAGAGCTTCCTGTTCTCTCCGGAACTGGTCCCAGCGCTGGGCGATCTCACGCTCGCAAACTACGAGACTGTCCTCTCGCGAGGCGACTTCCGGACGTACTTCTACAACTCGCTGATAGTCGCCACGTCGACGACGCTGCTGGTGTTGACCGTGGGAATTCTGGCGGGATACTCGATGAGCCGGTTCGACTACCCGGGACGTGGCGGCCTGCTGTACGCGTTCCTCTCGACGCAGATGCTCCCCATCGTGCTCATCCTGATACCGTTTTACATCCTGATGTTCTCGCTGAACCTCGTCGACTCGCTTATCGGGATCGTCATCGCCCACTCCGTGATCGGCATCCCGCTGGGCACGTGGCTGCTGAAGGGATATATCGACGACATCCCCGAGTCGCTGGACGAGGCCGCGAAGATGGACGGCTGTTCTCATCTGAGCGTCCTGCGACGGGTCATCATCCCGCTCGCGATGCCGGGCATCGCCGTCGCCGGCTTCTACACGTTTATCCTCTCCTGGAACGACTACCTGCTGGTGTCCGTCCTCTCGCAGACAGCGGGGACCCGGACGCTGCCGTTCGGCCTGCAGCTGTTCCAGTCACAGAACGCTGTCGCGTGGAACCTGTTGATCACCGCCGCGGTGATCACGATGGCGCCGGTCATCCTGCTGTTCGCGGTCGCCCAGCGGTGGGTCGTCGAAGGACTCGCCAGCGGCGGCATGAAGGGGAACTGATCGCGTATCCTCTTTCTTTCCGTTCCGTCGACAAAACGCTTTAGCGACTGGCCTAAGTCAACTGTGACATGACAGTCGGAGTCTGCTATTTCCCCGAGCACTGGCCGCGCCAGCGCTGGGAGCGAGACGTCGAACAGATGGCCGAGGCGGGGCTTGAGTACGTCCGCATGGCCGAGTTCTCCTGGGGACGGATCGAACCCGAGCGCGGACAGTTCGACTTCGAGTGGCTCGACGAGGCGATCGAGCTGATCGGCGACCACGGGATGGAGGTCATCCTCTGTACTCCGACCGCGACGCCGCCGAAGTGGCTCGTCGACGAGCGCCCCGAGATCCTGCAGGAGGACCCCGACGGAACCGTCCGGGAGTTCGGCAGCCGTCGCCACTACTGTTTCAACTCCCCGGTCTACCGCGAGGAGACCGAGCGGATCGTCACCCGAATGGCACAACACTACGCCGACAACCCGCACGTCGCGGGCTGGCAGACCGACAACGAGTACGGCTGTCACGAGACCGTCCGGTGTTACTGTGAGGACTGCTCGAACGCGTTCAGCGAGTGGCTCGCAGACCGCCACGGCGATGTCGACGCGCTCAACGAGGCCTGGGGGACGACCTTCTGGAGCCAGCAGTACCCCGACTTCGAGGCGGTCGAGCCGCCGGGCCCGACGCCGGCCGAACACCACCCCTCGCGGCTGCTCGCGTACTACCGGTTCGCCAGCGACAGCGTCGTCGAGTACAACCGCCTCCAGACTGAGATCCTCCGGGAGATCAACGACGACTGGCTGATAACGCACAACTTCATGGGGCATTTCTCGACGCTCGACGCCTACGACGTGGCAGCGGATCTGGATCTCGTCTCGTGGGACTCCTATCCGACGGGGTTCGTCCAGGACCGCCGCGAAGCCGAGGCGACCGTCGAGGAGCTGCGGGCGGGCGACCCGGATCAGGTCGGGCTCAACCACGACATCTACCGCGGCGCGCTGGAACAGCCGTTCTGGGTGATGGAACAGCAACCGGGCGACGTCAACTGGCCGCCACACGCACCCCAGCCCGCCGACGGCGCGATGCGGCTGTGGGCACATCACGCGGTCGCCCACGGCGGCGACGCCGTGCTCTACTTCCGGTGGCGACGCTGTCGGCAGGGCCAAGAGCAGTATCACGCGGGCCTGCGCAAGCAGGACGGCTCGCCCGACCGCGGCTACGCGGATGCGAGCACGGCTGCCGAGGAGCTGTTCGATCTCGGTCCCGTCGACGCGCCGGTCGCGTTGCTCCACAGCTACGAGAACCTCTGGGCCACGAACATACAGCCGCACGCGCCGGAGTTCGACTACTGGACGCACGCGGGCACCTACTACCGGGCGCTTCGCCGCCGCGGCGTGCAGGTGGACGTCGTGTCGCCGGAGCGCGACCTCGAGGGGTACGCGGCCGTCGTCGCGCCGACGCTGTATCTCCTCGACGACGCGCTGGCGACCCGGCTGGAAGCGTACGTCGAGGACGGTGGACAACTCCTGATCGGTGCCCGGAGCGGGGAGAAGGACCCGTACAACAAGCTGCCGGACACTCTTCAACCAGGGCCGCTCGCCGGTCTCGTCGGCGCGACCGTCGCCCAGCACGAGAGCCTCCCGGAGCAGGTGCCGACGCGGGTCGGCTACGGCGGCGACGAGTACGAGTACCGCACCTGGGCCGAGTGGCTCGACTCCGACGACGCGACGGTTCAGGGGCGACATCGCAGCGGCCCGGCTGACGGACAAGCGGCCGTCGTCGACGCCGAGCGTGGACGGGGACGGGTCACGTACTGCGGCGTCTGGCCCGGCCGGGAACTGGCCGACGCGCTCGTCGGCGACCTCCTCGAGCGGGCCGGCGTCACGACTCACGCACCGCTCCCTGACGGCGTGCGAATCGCCGAGCGGGACGGCCACGTCTGGGTGACGAATTTCACGGACGCCCCGGTGTCGGTCGACGTCCCGGACGGCGCTGCCTGGGTTGTCGGCGACGAGCGGGTCGGGGCCTACGACGTCGGCGTCCTCGAAGGCACGCTCGGAGACGTGACCGTGACGCGGGAGAACAGCGGACCGTGACACGGGAGAACAGCGGACCGCGATACGAGAGAACAGCGAAGACGACGGGGGGCGTCACATTCGGGAGACAGAGACGCCGTCGGAGGGCGCGATCAGGTGGACTGCCGGGTCGTGCTCGGGGAAGCGCTGCTCGTACTCTTCTCGCAACGACTGTGCGAACGTCTCAGCCTCGGACGTGTCGACGAGCGCGATCGCCGCACCGCCCCAGCCAGCGCCGGTCAGCCGTGCGCCGTAGGCACCCTGCCTGACCGCGGTCTCGACGACGTGATCCAGCTCCGGACAGCTGGCCTCGTAGTTCTCGGCGATGTCGTGGTGGGCTTTCACGAGCACGTCCCCGAAGGCCTCGATGTCCCCTCGCTCGAGAGTCGTGACGGCCCGCTCGACACGGTCGTTCTCTCGGACGACGTAGCCCAGTCGCTGGCGCTGGCTCGGTGTGAGCCCGTCGAGATCGTTGGCCTCGAGTTCGACCGAGGAGTCGACGCCCAGCGTCTCCATCGCCGCTTCGACGGTCTCGCGGCGCTGGTTGTATGCCGAATCGACCAGCTCGCGCTCGACGCCGGTGTGAAAGACGACGACCTGGATGTCTTCCGGGAACGGGACCGTCTCGTACGCCAGGGTGCCGGTATCGAGATACAGGGCGTGATTTGCTTCGCCCAGCGCGACGGCGAACTGATCCATAATACCACAGGAGACGCCGACGAAGTCGTTCTCGACGCGCTGACTCAGTTCGGCCAGCCGCTCGCGGGACAGCCCCAGGTCGTACGCCTCGTTCAGAAAGGCCATGACCGCGAGTTCGAGACTCGCCGAGGAACTCAGGCCGGATCCCAGCGGGAGGTCACCGGACAGCTCGCCCCGGAAACCGCCGGGTCGATACCCTTCCGCTTCGAGAACCGCATAGCAGCCCTTGACGTAGTCGGTCCAGTCGTCGTTTCGCTCGCGATCAGTCGTCGAAAACGTCCGTTGCTCCTCGAACGCCGCCGAGTATACGGTTACGTCGTCGTCCGACGTCGCCTCCAGTTGCGTGTGGAGGTCTGTCGCCATCGGGAGGACGTAGCCGCCCGTGTAATCGGTGTGTTCCCCGATCAGGTTCACGCGACCCGGCGAACGCACGCGATAGCTGTATTCGTCGCTCATTGTACGATCGTCCACCCGGACAATCGAAGCCCACCGTTGTAAAACAATCGGGTGCCGACGGGGAGCGAAGACCGATAGCTGCAGTGGTGACACGCTGGACGGATAGCCGGCCGCCGGTACCGTCACTCTCGCGCGGCGTCGAGACTCTCGCGGAGTTCGGCGGCCGACTCCTCGGCGAGCTTGTTGTTGATGTAGGTGCCGGCACCGAGCTCGCTCCCGGCGAGGTGCTTGAGCTTGTCCTCGGTGCGCTTGGGCGGATAGAACTCCATGTGGAAGTGGGCGTAGTCCTCGCCGGTCTCGTTCGTGGGTTGCTGGTGCATGGCCATCACGTACGGCATCTCCTCGTCGAACAGCCCGTCGTAGGCGAGCTGGACGTCCTTGAGCAGCGACCCGAGCGCCCGCTCGTGGTCGGAATCGAACGCCGCGAGCGACGGGAGGTGCTCGTTCGCGTAGACGTGGACCTCGTACGCCCATCGCGCGAAGTACGGGACGACCGCGGTGAAGGCGTCGTTTTGGGCGACGATCCGCCGGCCGTCCTCGCGCTCGTCGTCGAGCAGGTCACAGAACAGGCAGCGTCCGTGTTCCTCGAGGTGGTCCTGACTCGATTGGAGCTCTGTCTGGATCTTCGGTGGAACGAACGGGTAGGCGTAGATCTGACCGTGGGGATGGTGCAGCGTGACGCCGACGTCTTCGCCGCGGTTCTCGAAGATGTAGACGTATTCGTGGTCGGCCTTTTCGCCGAGGGTCTCGTAGCGATCCCGCCAGAGCTTGACGAGCTTGACGAACCGCGAGACTGGCTCCTGGGACATCGTGCCGTCGTGCTCGGGGGTGAACAGCACGACCTCACACTGGCCGTTGGCAGGTTCGGCGGGAAGGAGGTCGGACCCTTCGACGGCGGGTTCGGGCGGGTCGGGCTGTAGCGACGGGAAGCCGTTCTCGACGACGGCCATGTCGTAGTCCGGTTCGGGGATCGCCGTCGGGTACTCCGCGCCCTCCTCGGTTGGGCAGAACGGACAGTAGTCCGCCGGCGGCTTGAACGTCCGCTCCTGGCGGTGGGTCGCCGTGATGACCCACTCCCGGAGGGTCGGATCCCAGCGGCGCTCAGTCATCGTCACCCTCCCCTTTCCCGTCGTCGACTGGCGTCAACTCGTCCGATTCGTCGAATTCGAAGAGCACGACGTACTTGTCGTTGTGGTTGACCTGCTTGCGCTTACGCATGGTCTATCATCCCGAACGCTTCGGTTCCGTGGGTGAAAAATCCAGGGGGTTCGACGTTGATCGCTTCTCCTCTGCTTTCGGGAGTAAGTGGCCTCCGGAAGGGACGACGCATGCGTTCACAATACATGAACGGATTATCGGTCCTGAACGACCACGGGGGTCGCCCGGAGTCGTCCACCGTCGTTCGTCACGTGACACTCATCGGCAGCTATTTAACGTTCATTT
It contains:
- the galT gene encoding galactose-1-phosphate uridylyltransferase, encoding MTERRWDPTLREWVITATHRQERTFKPPADYCPFCPTEEGAEYPTAIPEPDYDMAVVENGFPSLQPDPPEPAVEGSDLLPAEPANGQCEVVLFTPEHDGTMSQEPVSRFVKLVKLWRDRYETLGEKADHEYVYIFENRGEDVGVTLHHPHGQIYAYPFVPPKIQTELQSSQDHLEEHGRCLFCDLLDDEREDGRRIVAQNDAFTAVVPYFARWAYEVHVYANEHLPSLAAFDSDHERALGSLLKDVQLAYDGLFDEEMPYVMAMHQQPTNETGEDYAHFHMEFYPPKRTEDKLKHLAGSELGAGTYINNKLAEESAAELRESLDAARE
- a CDS encoding beta-galactosidase, which codes for MTVGVCYFPEHWPRQRWERDVEQMAEAGLEYVRMAEFSWGRIEPERGQFDFEWLDEAIELIGDHGMEVILCTPTATPPKWLVDERPEILQEDPDGTVREFGSRRHYCFNSPVYREETERIVTRMAQHYADNPHVAGWQTDNEYGCHETVRCYCEDCSNAFSEWLADRHGDVDALNEAWGTTFWSQQYPDFEAVEPPGPTPAEHHPSRLLAYYRFASDSVVEYNRLQTEILREINDDWLITHNFMGHFSTLDAYDVAADLDLVSWDSYPTGFVQDRREAEATVEELRAGDPDQVGLNHDIYRGALEQPFWVMEQQPGDVNWPPHAPQPADGAMRLWAHHAVAHGGDAVLYFRWRRCRQGQEQYHAGLRKQDGSPDRGYADASTAAEELFDLGPVDAPVALLHSYENLWATNIQPHAPEFDYWTHAGTYYRALRRRGVQVDVVSPERDLEGYAAVVAPTLYLLDDALATRLEAYVEDGGQLLIGARSGEKDPYNKLPDTLQPGPLAGLVGATVAQHESLPEQVPTRVGYGGDEYEYRTWAEWLDSDDATVQGRHRSGPADGQAAVVDAERGRGRVTYCGVWPGRELADALVGDLLERAGVTTHAPLPDGVRIAERDGHVWVTNFTDAPVSVDVPDGAAWVVGDERVGAYDVGVLEGTLGDVTVTRENSGP
- a CDS encoding galactokinase, whose protein sequence is MSDEYSYRVRSPGRVNLIGEHTDYTGGYVLPMATDLHTQLEATSDDDVTVYSAAFEEQRTFSTTDRERNDDWTDYVKGCYAVLEAEGYRPGGFRGELSGDLPLGSGLSSSASLELAVMAFLNEAYDLGLSRERLAELSQRVENDFVGVSCGIMDQFAVALGEANHALYLDTGTLAYETVPFPEDIQVVVFHTGVERELVDSAYNQRRETVEAAMETLGVDSSVELEANDLDGLTPSQRQRLGYVVRENDRVERAVTTLERGDIEAFGDVLVKAHHDIAENYEASCPELDHVVETAVRQGAYGARLTGAGWGGAAIALVDTSEAETFAQSLREEYEQRFPEHDPAVHLIAPSDGVSVSRM
- a CDS encoding carbohydrate ABC transporter permease; the encoded protein is MATNTDSEDRNLSQRIDAWLDEDMSPRRAIGVYLVLGLYFAFLLLPVVYMVLASFTRQSFLFSPELVPALGDLTLANYETVLSRGDFRTYFYNSLIVATSTTLLVLTVGILAGYSMSRFDYPGRGGLLYAFLSTQMLPIVLILIPFYILMFSLNLVDSLIGIVIAHSVIGIPLGTWLLKGYIDDIPESLDEAAKMDGCSHLSVLRRVIIPLAMPGIAVAGFYTFILSWNDYLLVSVLSQTAGTRTLPFGLQLFQSQNAVAWNLLITAAVITMAPVILLFAVAQRWVVEGLASGGMKGN